A genome region from Fusobacterium sp. DD2 includes the following:
- a CDS encoding phage tail protein, with protein MKFNGLTKVGREYLAKVTANKTPITFAKIKFGNGNLDEKDNPMTFTDIKSIKAEKSILKIEQHDDAVKIITQLDNVKLEQGYYPRETGIYVSDGDSEILYYYINDGEETSYLPPESNGPVRFDIAVNLIATSESVLTVRNDGKDLYITKDYFDNELNKKENVIEKKSAFNKDFGIEAGTVLEGNKYPIIENKFKGIVGNEINATFIQDSGQKTKGKFYLDRNTGKLYRCVNNTNSTTNSTDNFQDISLDTVS; from the coding sequence ATGAAATTTAATGGACTTACTAAAGTTGGTAGAGAATATCTTGCAAAAGTAACAGCTAATAAAACACCAATTACTTTTGCAAAGATTAAATTTGGAAATGGAAATTTAGATGAAAAAGATAATCCTATGACTTTTACTGATATAAAGTCGATAAAGGCAGAGAAAAGCATATTAAAAATAGAACAACATGATGATGCAGTAAAAATAATAACACAGTTAGATAATGTAAAGCTAGAACAAGGATATTATCCACGTGAAACAGGTATTTATGTTAGTGATGGAGATAGTGAGATCCTTTATTACTATATAAATGATGGAGAAGAGACAAGTTATTTACCTCCTGAGAGTAATGGACCTGTAAGATTTGATATAGCTGTGAATCTGATAGCAACTTCTGAAAGTGTGCTTACAGTAAGGAATGATGGTAAAGATTTATACATAACTAAAGATTATTTTGATAATGAATTAAACAAAAAGGAAAATGTAATAGAAAAAAAATCTGCATTTAACAAAGACTTTGGAATAGAAGCTGGAACAGTGCTTGAAGGAAATAAATATCCTATCATAGAAAACAAATTTAAAGGTATTGTTGGAAATGAAATTAATGCAACATTTATACAAGATTCAGGGCAAAAAACAAAAGGTAAATTTTATTTAGATAGAAATACAGGAAAACTTTATAGATGTGTAAATAATACGAACAGTACAACAAATTCAACAGATAATTTTCAAGATATTTCTTTAGATACTGTTTC
- a CDS encoding phage tail protein I: MSKYKLEDTDYQIVFPQNLEKYKNLKYLAKEFEECLKNNVVSIIPNLAILKNLESQSDFILDTLAEQFSIDNWDEKFPKERKIQLIKAAYWAHSKKGTRKAVETEVNKLGYNVKLCEWWECGGDPYTFRVISNTGYIDTAWALKIVSALERIKNVRSVLEVINITIDADPKLQTIVGYKEIAVHKDIIEAPADKNLNSYINIIAYKQIIGGIKNEI, from the coding sequence ATGAGTAAGTATAAATTAGAAGATACAGATTATCAAATTGTATTTCCACAAAATTTAGAAAAATACAAAAATTTGAAGTACTTAGCTAAAGAATTTGAAGAGTGCTTAAAAAACAATGTTGTGTCTATTATTCCTAATTTAGCAATACTAAAGAATCTAGAGAGCCAGTCTGATTTTATTCTCGATACTCTAGCAGAACAATTTTCGATTGATAACTGGGATGAAAAGTTTCCAAAAGAAAGAAAAATACAATTAATAAAAGCTGCCTATTGGGCACATAGTAAAAAAGGAACAAGAAAAGCTGTTGAAACAGAGGTAAATAAACTTGGTTATAATGTAAAACTTTGTGAATGGTGGGAATGTGGAGGAGATCCTTATACTTTTAGAGTTATTAGTAATACAGGATATATTGATACTGCTTGGGCACTTAAAATTGTAAGTGCACTTGAAAGAATAAAAAATGTTAGAAGTGTTTTAGAAGTTATAAATATAACAATAGATGCTGATCCTAAATTACAAACAATAGTTGGATATAAGGAGATTGCAGTTCATAAAGATATAATTGAAGCACCAGCTGATAAAAATCTAAATAGCTATATAAACATAATTGCTTATAAACAGATAATTGGAGGTATTAAGAATGAAATTTAA
- a CDS encoding baseplate J/gp47 family protein, with protein MFKFIDVNVTEIQQKLKTGYEEVMNLKVSEGDPINDYINWVSYIIRLLENEINYTANMNLLRFSEGEYLDAIGELVGVRRVQPKGAKTKIKYTFSKIFSEVITIPAGNKTSDGNVYFALDNNIELAIGKREVIGIATCVSPGKIGNDILPGKINTLVDDIPFLMKVENIEATSGGLEMENDNELRKRIKLRPTAFSTAGPKSAYEYYVMTANTDIIDVNVYTEEKTPGTVNIIPLLKSGKIPEQQVLETISKNLDDEIRPFTDKVVVKAPIEETYSINIKWWARKGDNITEVTNNITDAVNTYVLWQSEKLGRDINPDKLIQLLISAGAKRVEIAEPTLKRIDRTKVAKISSKNISYQGVEDE; from the coding sequence ATGTTTAAATTTATTGATGTAAATGTAACTGAAATACAACAAAAACTAAAAACAGGTTATGAAGAAGTAATGAATCTAAAAGTCTCTGAAGGAGATCCAATAAATGACTATATAAATTGGGTTAGTTACATAATTAGATTATTAGAAAATGAAATAAATTATACTGCAAATATGAATCTTTTAAGATTTTCTGAGGGTGAATATTTAGATGCAATAGGAGAATTAGTTGGAGTTAGAAGGGTACAACCTAAAGGAGCAAAAACTAAAATAAAATATACATTTTCTAAAATCTTTTCAGAAGTAATAACTATACCTGCAGGAAATAAAACTTCAGATGGAAATGTTTATTTCGCTCTAGATAATAATATAGAACTTGCAATTGGGAAAAGAGAAGTAATAGGTATTGCAACATGTGTTTCTCCAGGTAAGATAGGAAATGATATTTTACCAGGTAAAATAAATACTTTAGTTGATGATATACCTTTTTTAATGAAAGTTGAAAATATTGAAGCAACTTCTGGTGGATTGGAAATGGAGAATGATAACGAATTAAGGAAAAGAATAAAACTAAGACCAACTGCTTTTAGTACTGCTGGGCCTAAAAGTGCATATGAATATTATGTAATGACAGCTAATACAGATATAATTGATGTAAATGTATATACAGAAGAAAAAACACCAGGAACAGTTAATATAATTCCATTATTGAAAAGTGGAAAAATACCAGAGCAACAAGTTTTAGAAACTATTTCAAAAAATCTAGATGATGAAATTAGACCTTTTACTGATAAAGTAGTTGTTAAAGCTCCAATAGAAGAAACTTATAGCATAAACATAAAATGGTGGGCGAGAAAAGGGGATAACATAACAGAAGTTACTAATAATATAACAGATGCTGTAAATACTTATGTATTATGGCAATCAGAAAAGTTGGGAAGGGATATTAATCCAGATAAATTGATACAATTATTAATATCTGCTGGAGCTAAAAGAGTTGAGATTGCAGAGCCAACATTAAAAAGAATAGACAGAACAAAGGTAGCAAAAATAAGTAGCAAAAATATTTCATATCAAGGAGTAGAGGATGAGTAA
- a CDS encoding phage tail protein encodes MVVGSLGKTIFACSSFFVRTFNNLTKSSNYRWIEHKVIGEKPKLQFDGVDLENIKFNIILSAAYNLNPALEAHKLKEKAADGEKFKLIIGGEVLGDYVIASINETHKQFTAFGNVTRVDLSVELKEYN; translated from the coding sequence ATGGTTGTAGGAAGTTTAGGTAAAACAATATTTGCTTGTAGTTCTTTTTTTGTTAGAACTTTTAATAATTTAACTAAAAGTTCTAATTACAGGTGGATAGAACATAAAGTAATAGGAGAAAAACCAAAGTTGCAGTTTGATGGAGTAGATTTAGAAAATATAAAATTTAATATAATTTTAAGTGCTGCATATAATCTTAATCCTGCATTAGAAGCACATAAACTAAAAGAAAAAGCTGCAGATGGAGAGAAGTTTAAATTGATAATTGGAGGAGAAGTCTTAGGAGATTACGTTATAGCAAGTATAAATGAAACACATAAACAGTTTACTGCTTTCGGTAATGTAACACGTGTTGATTTATCTGTTGAATTAAAGGAGTATAACTAA
- a CDS encoding phage baseplate assembly protein V — translation MMTEIRFATVSVVNHKKGTVKAVYNDLGITTPELIVFQGRNKGTKHYSMPEIGENGLCLITETGRGYYLGSGYDDTEIIMDDAAKGKHITLYPDGTQIEYDESNSTLSINCKNEIKIKCRSLNVIADEVNITAKTNIKGPVNVQGAVSASEDVIAGNISLKKHKTKGVKAGNDVSGPPE, via the coding sequence ATGATGACAGAAATTAGGTTTGCTACTGTTTCAGTAGTAAATCATAAAAAAGGAACTGTAAAAGCTGTTTATAATGATCTTGGAATCACTACACCTGAGCTTATTGTATTTCAAGGTAGAAACAAAGGGACAAAACATTATTCGATGCCTGAGATTGGAGAAAATGGATTATGCTTGATAACAGAAACAGGCCGAGGATATTACCTCGGCTCTGGATATGATGATACAGAAATTATAATGGATGATGCAGCAAAGGGAAAGCATATAACATTATACCCAGATGGTACACAAATTGAATATGATGAAAGTAACTCAACATTAAGTATAAATTGTAAGAATGAGATAAAAATAAAGTGTAGATCTCTAAATGTGATAGCAGATGAAGTAAATATAACAGCTAAAACTAATATAAAAGGCCCTGTAAATGTCCAAGGAGCTGTATCTGCAAGTGAAGATGTAATAGCTGGAAATATATCTCTTAAAAAGCATAAAACAAAAGGGGTTAAAGCTGGAAATGATGTTTCAGGACCGCCAGAATAA
- a CDS encoding late control protein D, with translation MKNTRYLKIQVIYEGKDITNDISKDIISFDYSDSINEFDSLNLTIQNRKRLWMNSWNPLKGDKLKVNVYLFNWEIEDRVINIPVGTFYIDKVSYSGIPDIVSISALSVNVTTNIMDDKKNHVWESVSFKKIVEDIAKQSKLDLIYDCKFERNYIRVEQKLESNFNFLKRLGEEIGVVIKLYNNKLIVFEETVYEKKESKLLITRDDIENYNLEIDDTDTYAGCKITYTDSSGKKMEATFFSKQRSGYKRNTKRVLLINEDKAIPGKDKSKVREYLGKIAEKALRNKNKNSIRANIQMIGKEKVLSVGDCIELLSFGIFNGKYMITKISTDLTTYNLNLELQRVEESDNDDRN, from the coding sequence ATGAAAAATACAAGATATTTAAAAATACAAGTTATTTATGAGGGAAAAGATATAACAAATGATATATCAAAAGATATTATTTCATTTGATTATTCAGATTCTATAAATGAATTTGATAGTTTAAACTTAACGATCCAAAATCGAAAAAGATTATGGATGAATTCATGGAATCCGTTAAAAGGAGATAAATTAAAGGTAAATGTTTATCTTTTTAACTGGGAAATAGAAGATAGGGTAATAAATATTCCTGTTGGAACTTTTTATATTGATAAAGTTTCATATAGCGGTATTCCTGATATAGTGAGTATTTCTGCATTATCAGTAAATGTAACAACAAATATAATGGATGATAAAAAAAATCATGTTTGGGAATCCGTAAGTTTCAAGAAAATTGTAGAAGATATTGCAAAACAAAGTAAATTGGATCTTATTTATGATTGTAAATTTGAAAGAAATTACATACGAGTAGAGCAAAAATTAGAGTCAAATTTTAATTTTTTAAAAAGACTAGGAGAAGAAATTGGTGTTGTAATAAAACTGTACAATAATAAGTTAATAGTTTTTGAAGAAACTGTATATGAAAAAAAAGAGAGTAAATTATTGATTACAAGAGATGATATAGAAAATTATAACTTAGAGATTGATGATACAGATACATATGCTGGATGCAAAATAACTTATACTGATTCTTCAGGAAAGAAAATGGAAGCAACTTTTTTTTCTAAGCAAAGATCAGGATATAAAAGAAATACAAAAAGAGTATTGCTTATAAATGAAGATAAAGCTATTCCAGGAAAAGATAAAAGCAAAGTAAGAGAGTATCTAGGAAAAATAGCTGAAAAAGCTTTACGAAATAAAAATAAAAACTCTATAAGGGCTAATATACAAATGATTGGAAAAGAAAAAGTGTTATCAGTCGGTGATTGCATAGAATTATTATCTTTTGGTATCTTTAATGGAAAGTATATGATTACTAAAATTTCAACTGATTTAACCACATATAATCTTAATTTAGAATTACAAAGAGTTGAGGAGAGTGATAATGATGACAGAAATTAG